A stretch of Drosophila gunungcola strain Sukarami chromosome 3L unlocalized genomic scaffold, Dgunungcola_SK_2 000002F, whole genome shotgun sequence DNA encodes these proteins:
- the LOC128257016 gene encoding protein disulfide-isomerase TMX3 yields the protein MSPSSVWTFGLLSAFLVTLGATAISSRVLELSDRFIDVRHEGQWLVMFYAPWCGYCKKTEPIFALVAQALHATNVRVGRLDCTKYPAAAKEFKVRGYPTIMFIKGNMEFTYNGDRGRDELVDYALRMSGPPVQLVTRTESVDMLKGSHTIFFIFVGQQEGVVWDTYYAAAEGYQEHGFFYATSEDIAAQHFDFEKLPAVIVYKEEQHHFYPHGHLAHEMDPNEVNETVFQWVNVERFTLFPKVTRFNIHQLLKTNKYLVLAVVQEDKLNQIATHELEFRDMVEGVIRKHRARYHEKFQFGWIGEPSIAHSIILDQLPTPHLIAINSSTQHHYLPDDDPIQMTPQALHLFLESISNESAVAYGGDTYFVRINRALFEVRRALRDMWLGNPVLTTVIFGLPLGFLSLIMYSIFCGDCLVTEDDQDEDHEKKE from the exons ATGTCGCCAAGTTCTGTGTGGACCTTCGGCCTCCTGAgtg CTTTCCTTGTGACCTTGGGCGCGACGGCGATTTCTTCGAGGGTTCTGGAGCTCAGTGACCGATTCATCGATGTGCGTCATGAGGGCCAGTGGCTGGTCATGTTTTATGCACCCTGGTGTGGCTACTGCAAAAAAACGGAACCCATATTCGCTCTGGTGGCTCAGGCGCTCCATGCCACCAATGTGCGGGTGGGTCGCCTGGATTGCACCAAGTATCCGGCGGCCGCCAAGGAGTTTAAG GTTCGTGGTTATCCCACCATCATGTTCATCAAGGGAAACATGGAGTTCACCTACAACGGAGATCGTGGACGAGATGAACTGGTGGACTACGCCTTGAGGATGTCTGGTCCTCCAGTTCAGCTGGTGACGCGAACGGAGAGTGTGGATATGCTCAAAGGATCCCATACAATCTTCTTCATTTTTGTGGGCCAGCAGGAGGGTGTGGTGTGGGACACGTACTATGCGGCAGCAGAAGGTTATCAGGAGCATGGATTCTTCTACGCCACCAGTGAGGATATCGCAGCCCAGCACTTTGACTTTGAGAAACTGCCAGCAGTTATAGTCTACAAGGAGGAGCAGCATCACTTCTATCCCCACGGACACTTGGCGCATGAAATGGACCCCAATGAAGTGAACGAGACCGTTTTCCAGTGGGTGAACGTCGAAAGGTTCACACTCTTCCCGAAGGTCACTCGATTCAACATCCATCAGCTACTTAAGACGAACAAGTATCTGGTTCTGGCTGTGGTGCAGGAGGATAAACTTAATCAGATAGCCACCCATGAACTGGAATTCCGAGACATGGTCGAGGGCGTGATAAGGAAACACAGGGCACGATATCACGAGAAGTTCCAATTCGGATGG ATCGGTGAGCCATCTATAGCACATTCCATCATTCTGGACCAACTACCTACGCCGCATTTAATAGCGATTAACTCAAGCACCCAGCACCACTATTTACCCGACGACGATCCCATTCAGATGACTCCGCAGGCACTTCATCTTTTCCTGGAATCCATCAGCAATGAAAGTGCGGTTGCATATGGAGGAGATACGTATTTTGTACGTATAAATCGTGCGCTATTCGAAGTGCGAAGAGCTCTTAGGGATATGTGGCTGGGAAATCCCGTGCTGACCACTGTAATCTTTGGCCTGCCGCTTGGGTTCCTCTCGCTCATTATGTATTCCATTTTCTGTGGCGATTGTTTAGTCACTGAGGATGATCAGGATGAAGATCACGAAAAGAAGGAGTAA
- the LOC128257012 gene encoding U3 small nucleolar RNA-associated protein 4 homolog, whose protein sequence is MTNISKTEPQGGGKHQLHNVRFYTIKPRGIVSLAYSKVSKCLALSRETPILELWNLEHTPYLDRVIHLSPDSPVESLAWAGSRLFSVDLTGKLIEWDLANLKPRYEHSPTGNALWSLDVNPAETEIAVGSEEGHINILSIENDEITYKSLFNKQKGRVLCIKFDKSGTKLVTGTEGCVRIWNVLKGTTLHTMSLSAKEVIVWSLQFLSDNTIIAGDSAGFITVWNAENATQIDCTRVLDKNVFALAVNEMEDRLICSGMEPPVIRIFSKTQIKREESTSERWIKFLQRDAHKYYVKSLLVIDDHTISGGLDGILTISSCVRTHANFSQHAPFLKGSVASLATSKKLLLLRYPNSLHLWRLGSAVPREEEKGKLWAQPLGHSEELHLEQPPQKLLQLNVKELNFIQAAAISPDANWICYSTLKELRLNVLKSDPLKVERLEEDLPEELKPASHIIFTKQGSLALLDPENNYLNWFNLEEDQVIFQKTIDLSDHCKGIISHLVVSSCGDYIVAATSERTISVWRLHGKQYKHLLNLPRHRAGTTALSMHEDFPRVVVAYANGQLVEYDLVDRKFTCETDEYLIPDTKLHCISGISLDPMNPNIFMAHTENNIYVLERNQHLESKEPVITSKSKKLSNGKRSSLARNSQGLSLKSQLPRQHLVHVSRLSSNELVNVSISTNNLLAPLPKPFQRKKFGCA, encoded by the exons ATGACGAATATTTCGAAGACGGAACCCCAGGGAGGGGGAAAGCATCAGTTGCACAACGTTCGCTTTTACACAATAAAACCGCGTGGCATTGTTAGTTTGGCCTACAGTAAAGTGAGCAAGTGCCTCGCTTTGAGTCg CGAAACGCCTATACTAGAGCTGTGGAACTTGGAGCACACACCCTATTTGGACCGCGTTATCCACCTGTCACCCGATTCTCCTGTGGAATCCTTGGCTTGGGCGGGAAGTCGTCTGTTTTCCGTTGATCTTACTGGTAAACTTATTGAGTGGGATTTGGCAAACTTAAAGCCACGCTATGAGCACTCGCCCACTGGAAATGCCCTCTGGAGTCTCGATGTAAACCCCGCGGAAACGGAAATCGCCGTGGGCTCCGAGGAGGGTCACATCAACATTCTGAGCATCGAGAACGACGAAATCACCTATAAATCCCTTTTCAACAAACAAAAGGGTCGTGTTCTCTGCATTAAGTTTGACAAATCGGGAACAAAATTAGTAACGGGCACAGAAGGATGTGTTCGCATTTGGAATGTCCTTAAGGGAACAACTCTCCACACTATGTCTCTTTCCGCAAAGGAAGTGATTGTTTGGTCCCTGCAATTTCTATCGGATAATACCATTATTGCTGGCGACTCAGCTGGATTTATAACCGTTTGGAATGCAGAAAATGCCACGCAGATCGATTGCACACGAGTTCTAGATAAAAACGTATTTGCTTTGGCTGTCAACGAAATGGAGGATCGATTGATTTGCAGTGGTATGGAGCCACCAGTTATCCGCATTTTCAGCAAGACCCAGATCAAGCGAGAGGAATCCACCAGCGAGAGATGGATAAAGTTTCTGCAGCGCGATGCCCACAAATACTATGTAAAATCCCTGTTGGTTATAGATGATCATACTATTTCTGGAGGATTGGATGGCATACTGACCATTTCATCTTGCGTGAGGACGCATGCAAATTTTTCGCAGCACGCTCCTTTCCTCAAGGGATCCGTAGCTTCATTAGCCACCAGTAAAAAGCTCTTGCTACTACGTTATCCCAACAGTCTACACCTGTGGCGCTTGGGTTCTGCTGTTCCACGTGAAGAGGAAAAGGGTAAACTCTGGGCACAGCCACTTGGTCACTCGGAGGAACTTCATTTAGAGCAACCTCCCCAGAAACTGCTTCAACTTAATGTCAAAGAGCTAAACTTCATTCAGGCTGCTGCCATTTCACCAGATGCAAACTGGATTTGCTACTCCACTTTGAAGGAACTtcgtttaaatgttttgaagaGTGATCCCTTAAAGGTGGAACGTCTGGAGGAGGACCTGCCCGAGGAACTCAAACCAGCCAGCCACATCATCTTCACTAAACAAGGAAGCCTGGCGCTTCTCGATCCAGAAAACAATTATCTTAATTGGTTTAACTTAGAGGAAGATCaagttattttccaaaaaaccATCGATTTGAGTGACCATTGCAAGGGTATCATTAGCCATTTAGTGGTTTCCTCATGTGGCGACTACATTGTGGCGGCAACCTCTGAGAGAACTATATCGGTCTGGAGGCTTCATGGGAAACAGTACAAGCACCTGCTGAATTTACCAAGACATCGAGCGGGAACGACCGCTTTATCCATGCACGAGGATTTTCCACGGGTGGTGGTGGCCTACGCCAATGGCCAGCTGGTGGAATACGATCTGGTCGATCGCAAATTTACCTGTGAAACTGATGAGTACCTGATACCGGACACCAAACTCCACTGTATCAGTGGCATTAGCTTGGATCCAATGAATCCTAATATATTTATGGCTCACAccgaaaacaatatatatgtGTTGGAGAGGAATCAGCATCTGGAGTCAAAGGAGCCTGTGATTACTAGCAAGTCGAAGAAGTTATCAAACGGAAAGCGATCCTCACTTGCTCGTAACTCACAGGGTTTGAGTCTTAAGTCGCAGCTGCCGCGACAG CACCTGGTGCACGTGTCTCGGCTGAGCTCTAACGAACTTGTCAACGTCAGCATTTCGACAAACAATCTGTTGGCTCCGCTGCCGAAACCCTTCCAGCGGAAGAAGTTTGGTTGCGCGTAA